Genomic segment of Streptomyces roseifaciens:
CGAAATGGCTTCTGCTGCGCGAATTCAGTTTCTGAAAAGATTTTGAAACCTGCGCAAGAAGTGCGATCTCCTGTGCCAGGTTGACGCCGGCGGTTCGACGACGGGCGAGAGGCTCTTCCTGTGCTGGCTCCAGCTCCCCGGGGCCGTATAGAGCTGACCTCAGCACTGCCGCTTCACACATGGCCTCGTGCTGCATCCCGTGTGCTTGCTCGAGGCGGTGGATAGCGATCGGATCCGCTCTGTGCCGGAGAACCAGCTGTGCGTCCCTGATTTCGATGACACGTCGATACAAATGGTAGTCGAGCTGACGTCGTGGAATCCATCCGAGCAGGCGGGATGCGGGAGGTTCCAGGACCAGGTTCGGTGCCGCTTGATACACGGCGCGCCACAGGGGTGCAAGCCGTAGATAGTCACGGTAGGTGTTAAGCCAGCGGCCTGCTGAATTTAACTTCGGTCCCCAGGAGGGGGCTGTCCAGCCGAAAATTTGAAGAAGAGTTCCTGCATCTGCGATAGACCAGAAGAGGAACTTCCAGGGCCCTACCACACCTTCTGCATGTAGTGCGATGATCTGCCAATAGCGGACGGCGCAATACGCCAGAATGAGTGTGGAGCCTGCGGCAACGAACCACATGCCGAGGCGTAGCCAGAACTCGCGCACGGTGCGGGCGTAACGGAAAGAGAAGAGAACCGTCTGGAAGCGTCCCGCCGCACAAATGGCCAAGTAGTAGGCCATGTAGGCCGCATAATCCACATTTTGAATATTCAGGTATACGGTCTCTTGGGCAGATGCTTCTTTTTTCGGCTGTATGGCGAAGAATAGGAAAATGAGGGCAGTGAGTGCGGCTCCGAACCCTGCCACCTGCCATTGTGTGGACCTCTTGGCAATCTCGGGGGGTAGCGTCAGATTAACGACCGTCACTTGCTGCGCAGCCGTGAGCACTACTACGGATGCCTGAACGATGATCGTCGTGGCGTTCGGGAACCCAAGGAATCCCGAGATTTGGCGCCTGAAGATCTCCAGGTCGACGAAATATGCCACCGAGTTGCACATAAAGTATGTACATAACGCGAAGAGCGCGAGATTCTTCGGCCTGTGCACGAGTGCGGGTAACTTGTAGGAGAAAGCGGCCAGGCTTGCTACGGCGCAACTCCACGAGAGTACATTGAAAATCATTCACTGCACCGAGCCGACGCTGGGTGAGTGGCCTGCAGATATAGCTTCCTTGAGCCGTGTGATTACCTCGTCATCCGGGCACAATGGGGGCTCCGTGCCGGTGTCATTCTGCCGTCGGACTGGGGTGAGGAGAATGGAGGCAACCATTTCTGCCTCCTGCTCATTCCGTTCGGAATATTCAGTCCGCTGGAGTGCCCTGCGAACGACCATTGGGTCGATATCTGGGAACAGGTGACTTAGCACAGTTTCGCTTGTTCCCGCGTTGGCTTCGTGATCACACAGGATGTGGGCGAGCTCATGCGCGATGATGTGCTCTTGGTGAGCGCGGGTCGTGCGAACTTCGTATATGACAAAGTCGGCCGCCGGGGTGGCCATCCACATACCGTTTAGGGAATACTCAGGTATCGCCATAGGGATGAGATGGATCGGTTTCCCGCGTTGATCGCTCAACCTGTCTCTTAACGAGACGATGTCGCGACTGTCCTTGTCGAGCCCCATAGCAGTGAGGCGTGCTTCGCACTGCCGGCGGAGGCTTTTGAAGTGTCGCGATGTTGTAGAGACACCTGACACGGAAAGGGCGTGGCCTATCGCATACTCCTTCATTGGGGAATTACCGATTTCCGCTCGATCGTGTCTCTGCGCGGCATTTCGCGAGTGCGGTCTGCGAGCCTGCGAGGGAGCCGTAAGAGGGGATGCCAACCGGAGCCCCTTGCCTCGCCTTGCCTGCCTTGTCGCGCAAGGTCGATAACCCCGGTATCCCAGGCGCAGACGCGAGTGTTGCGTGCACGCAAGTAAGACCATCGGTGGCTAGCAAGTGCTTCCCCTCCCCTATGCGATAGAACGCACCTGCGTCGACCCAACCTTACTCACATGGCAAGGCTGTGCACCAGAGTGTCACGTGTGCTCTCCCTCGCTGAGGACCGGGGTGAGGATTAGAGTCAATAATTCGGATTCATGGGGCAGTCTGTGTCCTGATACTTGCTTGACGACGTCGCTGGAAACAGTGCAAGGACCTCTGGATGTCCGATTTATCCAGGGGTGAAGGGTGCCGCCGATGCCCTCGTGGAAGGGCAAGAAGTGTCCGGTCCAGCCACTGACGCGTTCCAATACGTCGGTGCCATCAGCTGATGCCTTCGTCCAGAACAGTGACCATGCCCGGGAGGGTGGCATCGGCGCGCAGGCAGAGGCACCGGCCGACAGGGGTCGCGCCGGTGCCGGAGCCGCCGATGCGGGCCTGCATGCACGCGCGAGGGCTGGGTGGCGCTCAAGCTCGGTGGTCAGCACTCCCTGTCACGTGATTTCCCCAGGAGCAGATGTCTCCCTCAGCATCGTGTGTGCCCTTTCAAGATCCTGGGGCGTGTCCACCGCGATTCCCCGGTCGGTCACGGGGAGCATCCGAACCCCGTGTCCATGCTCGATGAGCCGGAGCATCTCTATGCCTTCGGTGCGCTCCAGCGGCCCCTGTTCGAGCTGTTGAAACAGCCCGATCCCATCTTGAGTGAAGCCGTAGAGACCAAGCTGCCGTAGGTAGAAGGGGCGTTGGTTCCGCGGATACGGGATCGGCTGGCGGGAGAACATCAGGGCGTTGTCGTTCTTGCCGACGACGACCTTGACGACGTTGTGGTCGAGGACCGCTGCCGCGTCGTTCAGCCTCGTGCACGCGTTGACTGCCAGGGCGCCGGCGCCAAGGTGGGTGAGTGCTTCGGATACGGCGTCGATCGACGTGGGGTTGATGAACGGTTCGTCTCCCTGGACGTTGATGTACGCGTCGGCTTGAAGGTGTTGTGCGCACTCGGCGACCCGGTCGGTGCCGGTGGGGTGCTCGCCGGTCATGATGCAGGGGATGCCGAGCCGGCGGCAGGTGGCTTCAATGCGGTCGTCGTCTGTTGCGACGACGGCGTCGTCAAGGTGGTGCGTCTGCTGACAGCGTCGGTGGACGTGCCAGAGCAGCGGCATGTCTCCGAGTATGGCGAGTGGTTTTCCCGGGAATCGCGAGGCTCCCCAGCGGCAGGGGATGACTGCAACGTGGCGGCGTGTGGCACTCATGGTCAGCTCCCGTAGATGGGGCGTGATGGGCGTGTGCGGACAGCCGGGATGGGAGTGATCACCGGTCGAAGTGGTCGAGCCAGACTTGCGCGATGGTCTGGCGGACAGGCGAGGGCACTTCGTGCAGGCCGGGGGCGTACTCGCCGCGGCTGAGCGCGGCGGTGGCAGCGAGGATCTCGGCTTGGACGAGGTGGATGTAGCTGCCGACCGCCGCGCCGTGCACGAAGTTGACGGCTCCTCCTTCGGCGAGCACGTAGAAGTAGTGCCCGGTCACCTCGTAGCGGGTCAGGTGGTCGCCGACGGGAGTGCGCTGGTAGAGGCCGTCGAGCGCGTCGAGTTCGAGTTCGTCTTCGGAGGAGGTGACCGAGGCGACGTAGGCGCCGTTGCGGAGGGCTTCGAAGTGGCTTTGCCGCAGCGCCAGGTTACCGGTGGCGCAGAGAACGAGTTCGGCGTCGTGGATTGCCTCTGTGCGGGATGGCGGGGTGCGGAAGCCCTGGGAGCGTGCCTGTACGCGTTTGACGGGGTCGCTGTCGAAGACGGTGACACGCAGGTCGTGGGCGCGCAGGTTGTGCGCGATGGAGCGGCCGACCTTGCCGAAGCCGATGACGCAGGCGCCGCGGCTGGTGAGGATGTCGCCCCGGGTGCGGACGAGCGCATCGGTCGAGAAGACGATGGAGCGGCCGACTAGGTGGTCCTCGCAGTGCTTCAAGGGGGAGCGGGCCACGGAGAAGACCGGGCAGGGTAGTTCTTCCAGCGCTTCGTACCGCTGATGGCCGTTCTCTGTGTCCTCGACGACGCCCCGGATGCGGCCAGAGAATTTCTCGGCCAGGGTGGTGATGGCAGGAGCGAAGTAGCCGCCGATGTCGAGCAGGACGACGTCGTGGCTCGGGGCGTTCTTCTCTAGGTACTCCAGGGCCCTGACGGGGTCGGCGAACATGGCGCGGCTGAGGTCGTGCACAGCGTAGGCACGTCGGACTTCCTGTACTGCCTCGGGGCTTATGGACCTGGGCTTGGGCAGCACGGCCGCGATGGTCGACGTGCGGGCCAGCGCGTGCAGGAAGGCCGGCCGTTCGGGGAGCAGGTGGGTGATGATCAGCAAGCTGATCGGGCCGTCGACGGGGAATCGCGCGGTGATCCGACGGAAGTAGGCGTCGAGCCGGGCTTTCTCAGGGCCTTCCACGGCACCTCCTTCTCCGCAACGGGGGTCAGGCCGCGGCGCTGTAGGGGGACTGGGTGAGTGCCTGCATCTGGGCACGCATGCCGCTGTGAAGGTCGGCCGTCGCACGCCAGCCGAGGGTGGCTTCGGCGAGCCGGGTGTCGGCTCGGGTACTCAGGACGTCCCCGCTGCGTGCTGTGTCAGCACGGACGTCGATTTCCCGGCCGGTGAGGCTCTGGGCGACG
This window contains:
- a CDS encoding MAB_1171c family putative transporter, with amino-acid sequence MIFNVLSWSCAVASLAAFSYKLPALVHRPKNLALFALCTYFMCNSVAYFVDLEIFRRQISGFLGFPNATTIIVQASVVVLTAAQQVTVVNLTLPPEIAKRSTQWQVAGFGAALTALIFLFFAIQPKKEASAQETVYLNIQNVDYAAYMAYYLAICAAGRFQTVLFSFRYARTVREFWLRLGMWFVAAGSTLILAYCAVRYWQIIALHAEGVVGPWKFLFWSIADAGTLLQIFGWTAPSWGPKLNSAGRWLNTYRDYLRLAPLWRAVYQAAPNLVLEPPASRLLGWIPRRQLDYHLYRRVIEIRDAQLVLRHRADPIAIHRLEQAHGMQHEAMCEAAVLRSALYGPGELEPAQEEPLARRRTAGVNLAQEIALLAQVSKSFQKLNSRSRSHFEGNRQRAVSS
- a CDS encoding 3-deoxy-manno-octulosonate cytidylyltransferase; this encodes MSATRRHVAVIPCRWGASRFPGKPLAILGDMPLLWHVHRRCQQTHHLDDAVVATDDDRIEATCRRLGIPCIMTGEHPTGTDRVAECAQHLQADAYINVQGDEPFINPTSIDAVSEALTHLGAGALAVNACTRLNDAAAVLDHNVVKVVVGKNDNALMFSRQPIPYPRNQRPFYLRQLGLYGFTQDGIGLFQQLEQGPLERTEGIEMLRLIEHGHGVRMLPVTDRGIAVDTPQDLERAHTMLRETSAPGEIT
- a CDS encoding ImmA/IrrE family metallo-endopeptidase translates to MGLDKDSRDIVSLRDRLSDQRGKPIHLIPMAIPEYSLNGMWMATPAADFVIYEVRTTRAHQEHIIAHELAHILCDHEANAGTSETVLSHLFPDIDPMVVRRALQRTEYSERNEQEAEMVASILLTPVRRQNDTGTEPPLCPDDEVITRLKEAISAGHSPSVGSVQ
- a CDS encoding adenosylhomocysteinase; translated protein: MEGPEKARLDAYFRRITARFPVDGPISLLIITHLLPERPAFLHALARTSTIAAVLPKPRSISPEAVQEVRRAYAVHDLSRAMFADPVRALEYLEKNAPSHDVVLLDIGGYFAPAITTLAEKFSGRIRGVVEDTENGHQRYEALEELPCPVFSVARSPLKHCEDHLVGRSIVFSTDALVRTRGDILTSRGACVIGFGKVGRSIAHNLRAHDLRVTVFDSDPVKRVQARSQGFRTPPSRTEAIHDAELVLCATGNLALRQSHFEALRNGAYVASVTSSEDELELDALDGLYQRTPVGDHLTRYEVTGHYFYVLAEGGAVNFVHGAAVGSYIHLVQAEILAATAALSRGEYAPGLHEVPSPVRQTIAQVWLDHFDR